A genomic segment from Pseudomonas sp. S09G 359 encodes:
- the gltS gene encoding sodium/glutamate symporter produces MLQLDFYSTLVAASLVLLLGRWLVARIGFLRAYSIPEPVAGGLLVAALLLALRMLAEVEIRFDTSLQAPLMLAFFATIGLNADFASLKKGGRVLAIFLLVVTALLVVQNAMGIALATALGLDPLMGLLAGSVTLSGGHGTGAAWGAVFSEKYGVASASELAIASATFGLVLGGLIGGPVARLLIRRVQAPGVEQAQPCLPKGFERPDQVRMITAFSFIETLALLAISLQVGTFLSGFIQGTAFELPTFVCVLFVGVVLRNSLSALGLQQVLEREVSLLGNVSLSLFLAIALMSLKLWDLKALALPIVILLVAQALLMALFAIFVTFRVMGSHYDAAVLAAGHCGFGLGATPTAIANMQAVTQRFGPSQIAFLVVPMVGAFFIDITNAVVIKLYLALPFLGVAG; encoded by the coding sequence ATGCTTCAACTCGATTTCTATTCAACCCTGGTTGCCGCCTCATTGGTGTTGCTGCTGGGCCGCTGGCTGGTGGCCCGAATCGGCTTTTTACGCGCGTACAGTATTCCGGAGCCGGTCGCCGGTGGTTTATTGGTGGCCGCGTTGCTTTTGGCCTTGCGCATGCTGGCTGAGGTGGAAATTCGTTTCGACACTTCACTGCAAGCTCCATTGATGCTGGCATTTTTTGCCACCATTGGGCTGAATGCGGATTTTGCCAGCCTGAAGAAAGGCGGTCGGGTACTGGCGATCTTCCTGCTGGTCGTGACAGCCCTGTTGGTGGTGCAAAATGCCATGGGCATCGCCTTGGCCACGGCATTGGGGCTCGACCCGTTGATGGGCTTGTTGGCCGGCTCCGTCACCTTGTCGGGTGGGCATGGCACCGGCGCTGCCTGGGGGGCGGTGTTCAGTGAAAAATATGGCGTGGCTTCCGCTTCCGAGCTGGCTATCGCATCGGCGACGTTCGGCTTGGTGCTGGGTGGTTTGATTGGCGGCCCCGTTGCGCGGTTGCTGATCAGGCGTGTCCAGGCCCCAGGCGTTGAGCAGGCGCAACCGTGCCTGCCCAAAGGCTTCGAACGGCCTGACCAGGTGCGCATGATCACCGCGTTTTCGTTTATCGAGACGCTGGCGCTTCTTGCGATCAGCCTGCAGGTCGGCACTTTCCTGAGTGGTTTTATTCAAGGTACGGCGTTCGAACTGCCGACGTTTGTATGTGTGCTGTTCGTGGGGGTGGTGCTGCGCAATAGCTTGTCGGCACTGGGCTTGCAGCAGGTGCTGGAGCGCGAAGTGTCGCTGCTGGGCAATGTCAGCCTGTCGTTGTTCCTGGCGATTGCGCTGATGTCGCTCAAGCTCTGGGATCTGAAGGCGCTGGCCTTACCAATTGTCATCCTGCTGGTTGCGCAGGCGTTATTGATGGCCTTGTTTGCGATTTTCGTGACCTTTCGGGTGATGGGCAGCCACTACGATGCGGCGGTGCTGGCGGCGGGGCACTGTGGTTTCGGGCTGGGGGCTACACCCACGGCCATCGCCAATATGCAGGCGGTGACTCAACGCTTCGGCCCCTCGCAGATAGCCTTCCTGGTGGTGCCGATGGTGGGCGCGTTTTTCATTGATATCACCAATGCGGTGGTGATCAAGTTGTACCTGGCGCTGCCATTCCTGGGGGTTGCGGGTTGA
- a CDS encoding dipeptidase — MHFPLKQLAAATLLAASLSAITSPALANISADQSTAIIKSFSETSVTDFRGFLGTLAKGDLGKTTDVGPAISAFLDNKTLSADQQNEIHRLLGIYTRVKYGKAALETLRELVEIPTFNVDGLPQYKNPEFIKIAGKIQALAKDFNLNFRNVDNRVYEISLEGSGDEVVGIHAHADVVPVTPENWVLKDGTKLDPFKVTLIGDRMYGRGTEDDKNGIVVAMYAMKVIKEEKLPLARNFKLLVDTTEETSGDAIPYYFEHNPTPQYNLALDGGYPVVIAEKGYGTVMATFPRRKGEGKGAEIIAMTGGMATNQIPSASVATFVSDKPAELAASLQKAGAEYAKANGGDFEVAAKVVGKEVKLTVTGVSAHSSEPESGINPVARMLELIHGVDGKIALKHNHITDAARYAADNWGLDYLGGKLGVGFADDFMGPLTTSLTFVGLDDKAFKLAVNLRVPKGKSPEKLKAEIADKLSAWDKQTKVKVDFTYSVAEPMYRNPEGEWVKALLAVATENLGMEHKFGTSAGATSVHELPNGVQFGLARPEVKYTGHTDNEFKTVDQFLLDLQIVTEMMGRIGQLPKL, encoded by the coding sequence ATGCACTTTCCACTCAAGCAATTGGCGGCTGCCACCCTGCTCGCGGCCAGCCTTTCGGCCATCACCAGCCCTGCCCTGGCCAACATCAGCGCCGACCAAAGCACGGCGATCATCAAAAGTTTCAGCGAAACGTCCGTCACTGATTTCCGCGGTTTCCTCGGCACACTGGCCAAAGGTGACCTTGGTAAAACCACCGATGTGGGCCCGGCGATCAGCGCCTTCCTCGACAACAAAACCCTGAGCGCCGACCAGCAGAATGAAATCCATCGCCTGCTGGGCATTTACACCCGGGTGAAATACGGCAAGGCCGCCCTCGAAACCCTGCGCGAACTGGTGGAGATCCCGACCTTCAACGTGGATGGCTTGCCGCAGTACAAAAACCCGGAATTCATCAAGATCGCCGGCAAGATCCAGGCCCTGGCGAAAGACTTCAACCTGAACTTCCGCAATGTCGACAACCGCGTGTATGAAATTTCCCTGGAAGGCAGCGGCGATGAAGTCGTCGGCATTCACGCCCACGCCGACGTGGTGCCGGTGACGCCGGAAAACTGGGTGTTGAAGGACGGTACCAAGCTCGATCCGTTCAAGGTCACGCTGATCGGCGACCGCATGTACGGGCGTGGCACCGAGGATGACAAGAATGGCATCGTGGTGGCGATGTACGCCATGAAGGTCATCAAGGAAGAAAAACTGCCGCTGGCGCGCAACTTCAAGTTGCTGGTGGACACCACCGAAGAAACCTCCGGTGATGCGATCCCTTATTACTTCGAACATAACCCGACGCCGCAGTACAACCTGGCGCTGGATGGCGGCTACCCGGTGGTAATTGCCGAGAAAGGCTATGGCACGGTCATGGCCACCTTCCCGCGGCGCAAGGGTGAAGGCAAAGGCGCGGAAATCATCGCGATGACCGGCGGCATGGCCACCAACCAGATTCCGTCGGCCTCGGTTGCCACGTTTGTCAGCGACAAGCCTGCAGAGCTGGCCGCCAGCCTGCAAAAAGCCGGCGCGGAGTATGCCAAGGCGAATGGCGGCGATTTCGAGGTAGCTGCCAAGGTGGTCGGCAAAGAGGTCAAGTTGACAGTGACCGGGGTGTCGGCGCACTCCTCCGAACCGGAATCCGGGATCAACCCGGTGGCGCGCATGCTGGAGCTGATCCACGGCGTCGACGGCAAGATTGCCCTCAAGCACAACCACATCACCGATGCCGCGCGGTATGCCGCCGACAACTGGGGCCTGGATTATCTGGGCGGCAAGCTGGGCGTCGGTTTTGCCGATGACTTCATGGGCCCGCTGACCACCTCGCTGACTTTCGTTGGCCTGGATGACAAAGCCTTCAAGCTGGCAGTGAACCTGCGTGTGCCGAAGGGCAAGTCGCCGGAAAAACTCAAAGCGGAAATTGCCGACAAGCTGAGCGCCTGGGACAAGCAGACCAAGGTCAAGGTGGACTTCACCTACTCGGTCGCCGAGCCGATGTACCGCAACCCGGAAGGTGAATGGGTGAAGGCACTGCTGGCCGTGGCCACCGAAAACCTGGGCATGGAGCACAAGTTCGGCACCTCGGCCGGCGCGACGTCGGTGCATGAACTGCCCAACGGCGTGCAATTCGGCCTGGCGCGCCCGGAAGTGAAATACACCGGGCACACCGACAATGAGTTCAAGACGGTTGATCAGTTCTTGCTGGACCTGCAGATCGTCACGGAAATGATGGGCCGTATCGGGCAATTGCCGAAGCTCTGA
- a CDS encoding acyl-CoA dehydrogenase has protein sequence MLLLWILVLVVGIAYLAHRRTAPLPALGVVAVYLLAMGAWSHAPGWLLLIFWVLIAVVAAPLLLPDLRRQYFTKPLFSWFQKVLPPMSETERDAIDAGTVWWDGELFSGRPDWDKLLAYPKVQLTEEEQAFIDGPTEELCAMVSDWEIGQAMDLPPAAWEHIKTHGFFALIIPKEYGGKGFSAYAHSQVAMKLATRSGDLASTVMVPNSLGPAELLLHYGTDEQRNHYLPRLARGDDIPCFALTGPLAGSDAGAMPDTGVICKGEWEGKETLGLRLNWEKRYITLGPVATLLGLAFKAHDPDHLLGDEEDLGISLALIPTDTPGVDIGRRHLPLGAAFMNGPNSGKDVFIPLEFLIGGQEMLGKGWMMLMNCLSVGRSISLPAVGTGAAKFTSLVTGQYAQVREQFNVPLSAFEGIQEALARIGGNAWLMDSARMLTANAVDLGEKPSVLSAILKYHLTERGRECISHAMDVHGGKGIIMGPNNYLGRSWQGAPIFITVEGANILSRNLMIFGQGAIRCHPFVLKEMALAGREDHDQALKEFDGLLMQHIGFAVSNAASTLVLNLGVGHFEKAPGNRLSQGYFRALNRQAAAFALLADLSMMLLGGELKRRERLSARLGDVLSHMYLASAALKRYHDLDSPDHLEPLFTWAMEESLGESERALDELLSNFPNKVLGCLLRVIVFPFGRRHTGPSDALDAEVAAVIGRAKGDPTLEELLAGCYRPQSAEDPVGALQQAYDLLGASHPLQKKLHTALKSGQVKPAAGEHAIDAALHAGVLQPAEAQTLRDAEAARRKVIDVDDFSKEELTQAEGKVR, from the coding sequence ATGCTGTTGTTGTGGATACTGGTTCTGGTAGTCGGCATCGCCTACCTGGCACACCGCCGTACTGCGCCCCTGCCCGCCTTGGGTGTGGTCGCCGTCTACTTGTTGGCGATGGGTGCCTGGAGCCATGCACCGGGTTGGCTGCTGCTGATCTTCTGGGTGTTGATCGCGGTCGTGGCCGCGCCCTTGCTGCTGCCCGACCTGCGCCGTCAATACTTCACCAAGCCGCTGTTCAGCTGGTTCCAGAAAGTCTTGCCGCCGATGTCCGAAACCGAACGCGATGCCATCGACGCCGGCACCGTGTGGTGGGATGGCGAGTTGTTCAGCGGCCGCCCCGACTGGGACAAGTTGCTGGCCTATCCCAAGGTGCAACTGACCGAAGAAGAACAGGCATTCATCGACGGCCCCACCGAAGAACTGTGTGCCATGGTCAGCGACTGGGAAATCGGCCAGGCCATGGACCTGCCGCCCGCCGCGTGGGAGCACATCAAGACCCACGGCTTCTTCGCCCTGATCATTCCCAAGGAATACGGCGGCAAGGGTTTCTCTGCCTATGCCCACTCACAGGTGGCGATGAAGCTCGCCACGCGCAGCGGCGACCTGGCGTCCACCGTGATGGTGCCCAACTCCCTCGGCCCGGCCGAACTGCTGCTGCACTACGGCACCGACGAACAACGCAACCACTACTTGCCACGCCTGGCGCGCGGTGATGACATCCCCTGCTTCGCCCTCACCGGCCCGCTGGCCGGCTCCGACGCCGGCGCCATGCCCGACACCGGGGTGATCTGCAAAGGTGAGTGGGAAGGCAAGGAAACCCTCGGCCTGCGCCTGAACTGGGAAAAACGCTACATCACCCTGGGGCCCGTCGCGACGCTGCTCGGCCTGGCCTTCAAGGCCCATGACCCGGACCATCTGCTGGGCGACGAGGAAGACCTGGGCATCAGCCTGGCACTCATCCCAACCGATACCCCCGGCGTGGACATCGGCCGGCGCCACCTGCCCCTGGGCGCCGCGTTCATGAACGGCCCCAACTCCGGCAAGGACGTATTCATCCCCCTGGAATTCCTCATCGGCGGCCAGGAGATGCTCGGCAAGGGCTGGATGATGTTAATGAACTGCCTGTCGGTGGGCCGCTCGATCTCCCTGCCTGCCGTCGGCACCGGCGCCGCCAAGTTCACCAGCCTGGTCACCGGCCAATACGCTCAGGTGCGCGAGCAGTTCAACGTGCCGCTGTCGGCCTTCGAAGGTATCCAGGAAGCCCTGGCGCGCATCGGCGGCAACGCCTGGCTGATGGACAGCGCACGCATGCTGACCGCCAACGCGGTCGACCTGGGGGAAAAACCCTCGGTGCTGTCAGCGATTCTCAAGTACCACCTGACCGAGCGCGGCCGCGAGTGCATCAGCCACGCCATGGACGTGCACGGCGGCAAGGGCATCATCATGGGCCCGAACAACTACCTGGGCCGCAGTTGGCAGGGTGCGCCGATCTTCATCACCGTGGAAGGCGCGAACATTCTGTCGCGCAACCTGATGATCTTTGGCCAGGGCGCGATCCGTTGCCATCCCTTCGTGCTCAAGGAGATGGCCCTGGCCGGCCGCGAAGACCATGACCAGGCGCTGAAGGAGTTCGACGGCCTGCTGATGCAACACATCGGTTTTGCCGTGAGCAACGCCGCCAGCACCCTGGTGCTGAACCTTGGCGTTGGCCACTTCGAGAAGGCTCCGGGCAACCGTTTGAGCCAGGGCTACTTCCGCGCGTTGAACCGCCAGGCTGCCGCCTTCGCCCTGCTCGCCGACCTGAGCATGATGCTGCTGGGCGGCGAATTGAAACGCCGCGAACGCCTGTCGGCGCGTCTGGGGGATGTGCTGAGCCATATGTACCTGGCGTCGGCGGCCCTCAAGCGTTATCACGACCTGGATTCGCCGGACCACCTGGAACCGCTGTTTACCTGGGCCATGGAAGAAAGCCTCGGCGAGTCGGAGCGTGCACTGGATGAGCTGCTGAGTAACTTCCCGAACAAGGTGCTGGGCTGCCTGCTGCGGGTGATCGTGTTCCCGTTCGGCCGACGCCATACCGGGCCATCCGACGCGCTGGACGCCGAAGTCGCGGCGGTGATCGGCCGTGCCAAGGGCGACCCGACCCTGGAAGAGTTGCTGGCCGGCTGCTACCGCCCGCAATCGGCCGAGGACCCGGTCGGCGCCCTGCAACAGGCCTACGACCTGCTCGGCGCCAGCCACCCATTGCAGAAAAAACTGCACACGGCGCTCAAAAGCGGCCAGGTCAAACCGGCTGCCGGCGAGCATGCCATCGACGCGGCGCTGCACGCCGGAGTGCTGCAACCGGCTGAAGCGCAAACCCTGCGTGACGCCGAAGCGGCGCGGCGCAAAGTGATCGACGTGGATGATTTCAGCAAGGAAGAGCTGACCCAGGCCGAGGGTAAAGTCCGCTAA
- a CDS encoding transglutaminase family protein, protein MDTYLSPSRFIDSDHPAVVEFAEKHRGTRADLSDQAVSLYYAVREAIRYNPYTFSRDPDTLSASYALATCESYCVPKATLLAACARHCGIPARIGLADVRNHLSTPRLIALLKSDVFAMHGYTELWLDGRWVKATPAFNSQLCEVFDVPPLEFDGINDSVFHAFNRQGRRSMEYVLDHGQFPDVPEAFFFAHIQQCYPHLFAEGLPTLLGDMQSDLSRG, encoded by the coding sequence ATGGATACGTACCTGAGTCCCAGCCGCTTCATCGATAGTGACCACCCTGCGGTGGTGGAGTTCGCCGAAAAACACCGCGGAACCCGTGCGGATTTAAGTGACCAGGCAGTCAGTCTTTATTACGCCGTGCGTGAGGCAATTCGCTACAACCCCTACACCTTCAGCCGCGACCCAGACACCCTGAGCGCCAGTTACGCCCTGGCCACCTGCGAGAGTTACTGCGTACCCAAAGCCACGCTGCTCGCCGCCTGCGCGCGACATTGCGGGATCCCCGCGCGCATCGGCCTGGCCGACGTGCGCAACCACCTGTCGACGCCACGCCTCATCGCCTTGCTCAAGAGCGATGTGTTCGCCATGCATGGCTATACCGAGTTGTGGCTGGACGGGCGCTGGGTCAAGGCCACGCCGGCGTTCAACAGCCAGCTGTGCGAAGTGTTCGATGTGCCGCCGCTGGAGTTCGATGGGATCAATGACAGCGTATTCCACGCGTTCAATCGCCAGGGCCGGCGCTCGATGGAGTATGTGCTGGACCACGGGCAATTTCCTGACGTGCCTGAGGCGTTTTTCTTCGCCCATATTCAGCAGTGTTACCCGCATCTGTTTGCCGAAGGCCTGCCAACCCTGTTGGGCGATATGCAGAGCGATTTAAGCCGCGGGTGA
- a CDS encoding PLP-dependent aminotransferase family protein produces the protein MDLGIDRQALVPVVQQIVSAVAEWIRKDGVSPGTRLPSIRQFALDNLLSQSSVIEAFERMVAQGLLAPRQGAGFVVAQPPALHEGYWYEGAEREWGVFADNPLGELKLGCGWLPDAWRESDDISYAIREVARTDTAGLFNYSTPLGLPALRELLLKRLTQAHIVTSLDRILTTAGASHAQDLLIRTLLRAGDCVVVETPGYGNLYRQLAFHGVQLLEVPRTRGGPDIPALETLLQCHRPKCLFIHSLYHNPTGSSVCREVAERLVELADSKDFLIIEEDVYGDLQHASCTRLAALPHGDRVIYVSSFSKSLSSALRVGYLSASAAVIEQLANLKTLTGFGTSRFAETVVATLLANGTYRKWVQRLRKRLSKQMLDTLQVLEDEEWEVFTVPAGGMFLWARPGVGDRSRLQVCARRLGVLLSPGALFTPSGEPSEWLRINVAYAADQRALALFRAMGPARSTSTILKTTGA, from the coding sequence ATGGATTTAGGGATCGATCGACAAGCCCTTGTACCGGTTGTGCAGCAAATCGTCAGCGCCGTGGCCGAGTGGATTCGCAAGGACGGGGTGAGCCCGGGGACGCGCTTGCCGTCCATCCGGCAATTTGCGCTCGATAACCTGCTTAGCCAGTCCAGCGTAATCGAGGCATTTGAGCGGATGGTTGCCCAGGGCTTGCTGGCTCCCAGGCAGGGCGCCGGTTTTGTAGTGGCCCAGCCGCCAGCCTTGCACGAAGGCTACTGGTATGAGGGCGCTGAGCGGGAATGGGGGGTGTTTGCCGATAACCCCTTGGGCGAGCTGAAGCTGGGGTGTGGCTGGTTGCCGGATGCCTGGCGCGAAAGCGATGACATCAGCTACGCGATTCGTGAAGTCGCGCGTACCGACACGGCAGGCCTGTTCAACTACAGCACCCCACTGGGGTTGCCCGCGTTGCGCGAGCTGTTGCTCAAGCGCCTGACCCAGGCGCATATCGTCACCAGCCTTGATCGTATCCTCACGACCGCAGGCGCCAGCCATGCCCAGGACCTGCTCATACGCACGTTGCTCAGGGCCGGCGACTGCGTGGTGGTGGAAACCCCGGGCTATGGCAACCTCTACCGGCAATTGGCGTTTCACGGCGTGCAGTTGCTGGAGGTGCCACGCACCCGGGGTGGCCCGGATATCCCGGCACTGGAAACCCTGTTGCAGTGCCACCGCCCCAAGTGCCTGTTCATCCACAGCCTGTACCACAACCCGACAGGCAGTAGCGTGTGCCGCGAAGTGGCTGAGCGCTTGGTGGAGTTGGCGGATAGCAAGGACTTCCTGATTATCGAGGAAGATGTCTACGGCGATCTGCAGCACGCCAGTTGCACCCGGCTCGCGGCGTTGCCCCATGGTGACCGGGTGATCTACGTGTCGAGCTTTTCCAAGAGCCTGAGCAGCGCCTTGAGGGTCGGCTACCTCAGCGCGAGTGCGGCGGTCATTGAGCAACTGGCCAACCTCAAGACCCTGACCGGCTTTGGTACCTCGCGGTTTGCCGAAACAGTGGTTGCCACGCTGCTGGCCAACGGCACCTACCGCAAGTGGGTGCAGCGCCTGCGCAAGCGGCTGAGTAAGCAAATGCTCGACACCTTGCAGGTGCTGGAGGACGAAGAATGGGAGGTCTTCACTGTACCGGCGGGCGGTATGTTCCTGTGGGCGCGGCCAGGGGTGGGCGATCGTTCCCGGCTGCAGGTGTGTGCCCGGCGGCTGGGGGTCTTGTTGTCGCCGGGGGCATTGTTCACGCCGAGCGGCGAGCCCAGTGAGTGGCTGCGCATCAACGTGGCTTATGCGGCAGACCAACGGGCCTTGGCGTTGTTCCGCGCGATGGGGCCTGCCAGATCGACCTCTACCATTCTGAAAACGACGGGGGCGTAG
- a CDS encoding alpha/beta fold hydrolase, with product MPVAVIDGQPLHYVDQGSGPVVLLGSSYLWGEEMWAPQIEALSQQYRVIVPELWGHGESGPLPARTSALDDLARQTLALLDHLDIAQINLVGLSVGGMWGARLALLAPERINSLVLMDTYLGAEPEATRQYYFSLFKMIEDAGAIPEPLLDVIAPIFFRPGIDRESALYLGFRQSLQDFSRDRLLSSIVPLGRLIFSREDVLQQLPRLDADTTLVMCGEQDKPRPPAESEEMADLIGCSLILIPEAGHISARENPDFVNEALLTFLANHA from the coding sequence ATGCCTGTCGCCGTCATTGATGGACAACCGCTGCACTACGTCGACCAGGGCAGTGGCCCCGTCGTCCTGCTGGGCTCGAGTTACTTGTGGGGCGAGGAAATGTGGGCGCCCCAGATCGAAGCCCTGTCGCAACAATACCGCGTGATCGTGCCTGAGCTGTGGGGCCATGGTGAATCGGGCCCGCTGCCCGCGCGCACCAGCGCCCTCGACGACCTCGCACGCCAGACCCTGGCCCTGCTGGACCACCTGGACATCGCGCAGATCAACCTGGTGGGCTTGTCGGTAGGCGGCATGTGGGGCGCGCGCCTGGCGTTGCTGGCACCCGAGCGAATCAACAGCCTGGTGCTGATGGACACCTACCTGGGCGCCGAGCCCGAGGCGACGCGCCAGTATTATTTCTCGTTGTTCAAGATGATCGAAGACGCTGGCGCCATCCCTGAGCCGTTGCTGGATGTAATCGCACCGATCTTCTTCCGCCCGGGCATCGACCGCGAGTCCGCGCTCTACCTGGGCTTTCGCCAATCGCTGCAGGACTTTTCCCGCGACCGCCTGTTGAGCAGTATCGTGCCCCTGGGCCGGTTGATTTTCAGTCGTGAGGATGTGCTGCAGCAATTGCCGCGCCTGGACGCCGACACCACCCTGGTGATGTGCGGCGAGCAGGACAAACCACGCCCGCCGGCCGAATCCGAGGAAATGGCCGACCTGATCGGTTGCAGCCTGATCCTGATCCCGGAGGCGGGCCATATCAGCGCCCGCGAGAATCCGGATTTCGTCAATGAAGCGCTGTTGACCTTTCTCGCGAACCACGCCTGA
- a CDS encoding PA2817 family protein, whose translation MSNVVADHLVLLDHLRSILVAVGEAEQVPEESHSLFLERFDELRALLPIDPIESQYLGQDLMSQVILRYPQIAHLVPRDLLWFFGGDCLHFMPDEELDLYQALEERRYEAEQNDEPFDWNQEKQLLAMPQDQSKH comes from the coding sequence GTGTCCAACGTCGTTGCCGATCATCTCGTCTTGCTCGACCACCTGCGCAGCATCCTGGTAGCCGTCGGCGAAGCCGAACAGGTGCCCGAGGAAAGCCACTCCCTGTTCCTGGAGCGCTTCGACGAATTGCGCGCCCTGCTGCCGATCGACCCGATCGAAAGCCAGTACCTGGGCCAGGACCTGATGAGCCAGGTGATCCTGCGCTACCCGCAGATTGCCCACCTGGTGCCGCGCGATTTGCTCTGGTTCTTTGGCGGTGACTGCCTGCACTTTATGCCCGATGAAGAGCTGGACCTGTACCAGGCCCTGGAAGAACGTCGCTACGAAGCCGAACAGAACGACGAACCGTTCGACTGGAACCAGGAAAAGCAGCTGCTGGCCATGCCGCAGGATCAGAGCAAGCACTGA
- a CDS encoding methyl-accepting chemotaxis protein: MVSGLQAGIEQLASSAYTLSSVTEQTNIEVSSQKEETEQVATAMNQMTATVHDVARNAEEAAQAAQTADDKVESGQQVVRQSLQRIELLATSSTTASASIESLSAEIQHIGTVLSVIKSVAEQTNLLALNAAIEAARAGEQGRGFAVVADEVRALAKRTQQSTEEIERLVSTLRNAAQASVQQIQQSGELVKLAVSDTLETESALGSIAVAVSLIQQMNQQIAAAAEEQSSVAEEINRSVTSIRASADQSALSMQGNAASSIQLARLGAELKGMVGHFRL; this comes from the coding sequence ATGGTCAGCGGGTTGCAGGCAGGTATCGAGCAATTGGCCAGTTCGGCGTATACGCTGTCCAGCGTCACCGAGCAGACCAATATCGAGGTCAGCAGCCAGAAGGAAGAAACCGAGCAAGTGGCCACGGCCATGAACCAGATGACCGCCACTGTCCATGACGTGGCGCGCAATGCCGAAGAGGCCGCGCAAGCTGCGCAGACCGCGGACGACAAGGTTGAAAGCGGCCAGCAGGTGGTGCGCCAGAGTTTGCAGCGCATCGAGCTGCTCGCCACCTCAAGCACCACGGCCAGCGCCAGCATCGAAAGCCTGAGCGCCGAAATCCAGCATATCGGCACGGTATTGAGTGTGATCAAAAGCGTCGCCGAACAGACCAACCTGCTGGCTCTCAACGCCGCCATCGAGGCGGCGCGTGCGGGCGAGCAGGGCCGTGGGTTCGCCGTAGTGGCCGATGAAGTGCGGGCACTGGCCAAGCGTACCCAGCAATCTACCGAAGAAATCGAGCGCTTGGTCAGCACCTTGCGCAACGCGGCGCAGGCGTCGGTGCAGCAGATCCAGCAAAGCGGCGAGCTGGTGAAACTGGCAGTCAGCGATACCCTGGAAACCGAAAGTGCCTTGGGCAGCATCGCGGTGGCGGTGTCGTTGATCCAGCAGATGAACCAGCAGATTGCCGCCGCTGCCGAGGAGCAAAGCTCGGTGGCCGAAGAGATCAACCGCAGCGTTACCAGTATTCGCGCCAGCGCGGATCAGTCGGCCTTGAGCATGCAGGGCAATGCCGCGTCGAGTATCCAACTGGCGCGGTTAGGGGCCGAGCTTAAAGGCATGGTGGGGCACTTCCGCCTGTAA
- a CDS encoding LysR family transcriptional regulator: MSINLPLPLLGEMAIFVKVVEAGSFSAAARQLSVSPSAVSRSISRLEHALATRLLQRTTRKLRLSEGGEEVFKRCQEMVNAARSVMEVSGQFNHEAEGLVRVSVPKAVGRFVVHPHMPEFLRRYPKVDVQLILEDRHVDLIDDNVDLSIRITDSPPPGLVGRQLLPIEHLLCATPQYLAERGTPGHPHDLLAHSCIYLGETPGDSRWKFRQAGKTVTVGVRGRYAANHTGVRLDAVLQHVGIGSLPYFTARHALEEGRLVQVLPEWDFIASYHGEAWLLHSPTRYLSPKLRVFIDYLVACMAKEPTLRRR; the protein is encoded by the coding sequence ATGAGCATCAATCTTCCCTTGCCGTTGCTGGGTGAAATGGCGATTTTCGTCAAGGTGGTGGAGGCCGGCAGCTTTTCCGCGGCGGCGCGGCAATTGAGTGTTTCGCCGTCGGCGGTCAGCCGCAGTATTTCGCGGCTGGAACATGCACTGGCCACGCGTCTGCTGCAACGCACCACGCGCAAATTGCGCCTCAGCGAGGGCGGTGAAGAGGTGTTCAAGCGTTGCCAGGAGATGGTTAACGCGGCGCGCTCGGTGATGGAAGTCAGCGGCCAGTTCAACCATGAAGCCGAGGGCCTGGTGCGGGTCAGCGTGCCCAAGGCGGTGGGGCGGTTTGTGGTGCACCCGCATATGCCCGAATTCCTGCGGCGTTACCCCAAGGTCGATGTGCAGCTGATTCTTGAGGATCGGCATGTGGACCTGATCGATGACAACGTCGACCTGAGCATCCGTATCACCGACAGCCCGCCGCCGGGCTTGGTGGGGCGCCAATTGCTGCCCATCGAACATTTGCTCTGTGCAACGCCGCAGTACCTGGCCGAGCGCGGTACGCCGGGCCATCCCCATGATTTGTTGGCGCACAGTTGTATTTACCTGGGCGAAACCCCGGGGGATTCACGCTGGAAATTTCGTCAGGCAGGCAAGACGGTGACGGTGGGCGTGCGCGGGCGGTATGCGGCGAACCACACTGGCGTGCGCCTGGATGCGGTGTTGCAGCACGTGGGGATTGGCAGCTTGCCGTACTTCACGGCGCGGCACGCCTTGGAGGAGGGGCGCCTGGTGCAGGTGCTGCCGGAATGGGATTTTATTGCGTCTTACCATGGCGAGGCATGGTTGCTGCATTCGCCTACGCGCTATCTGTCGCCGAAGTTGCGGGTGTTTATTGATTATCTGGTGGCGTGCATGGCGAAGGAGCCGACGTTGCGTCGGCGCTAG